AGCGTGCGATTCCCGCCGCTACTCAAAAGAGCGCTGTCGTCGAAAAAAGCAAGGAGCATTTGTAAGAGTGGCTCAGGTGCGAACTTCAGTACTACTGCCAACAGCAAGCGTAAGTCGATTCACCAGACTTAAACAGCCGTCGTAGATGACGAGATAAGGACACATTTCTGCGATAGGCGTGCAGTTGTCTTACGAACACAATTATGTCTATTTACGCCGCTCGAGCTGACGTCGATAAGTGTTGGAACGCGCTGTCATGGCCAATTGGCCAGAGGCCACAAGTGATAAGCGAGAATTGCGCGTGCTGATATCTTTGTGGCGTGCTGTGGTTTGTCATCTCAAATTATTTTATGCAATTTCAGTGCATATTTGTACCGGGCCTGCGCCGCTGTGGAAGGCAGTAACGTTAATGTTGTGCTGCGAACTCCTGCCTAATGTCTAATAGGCTGCGTTTATGTATGCTCGCAATAGCCTGAACTTTCATACTCATCATAACACTCCATTGGGTATTCGAAAATAGAAGTCTAGTGTCCATCCCTGACAGCCGTCAATTACGTCTATCATTGATCTGTTTTGAGCCCTTCGATTGTTTCCTTTTTATAGTTTGCGCTTTCTCTTGCTCGAAGGGCTACGGACGATTACCTTTGCGAACGCTTTTGAGCCTATAATTATCCAAATGAGATGAAACATTAAACAAAAACTCCTAAAAGCTTCTAAATATTAAAACTTGTTGCTGTTGCACAACTCGCTGTCGTGTTCTATGCTGTTAGCCTCAGCTTTCTGTAATATAATTGATACTTTTAATACAGCGTTAAGTCGAAGTGATGTCGTGTCCATGCCCATGTTTTTGCTCATTCTGTGGCCTATAGTGTGAACCAACGTATGCGTACTGTATATGAAGCTGAGCCTCAATACGACGacataataaaaaaaggaagtcGCGAACGATGCCACGTACCACCATTGCTACGAAAATAGTCTGAACTGCTCGAACAAGGGTGACGCTGTGCACTAAGATTCCTCACGAAGCCAAGGATTGTCGCCTGaataaacacaaacacacacacaaacacacacacacacacacacaaacacacacacacacacacgcacacacgcacacacacacacacacatacacacacgcacgcacgcacgcacgcacgcacatatgcacgcgcacgcaaacacacacacgcacgcacataaacACTTTTACCACTTTTTGCCAACCGATACCTACGAAATGAGGCTGATCGATATCCTACTCACCATCGAAATTTCGCTCTTTGTGTCGGCGATAGTCAACCAGGCATTTTAATGCATTGTGTATATTCTTACGTACAAGAAAGTCAGCTCAGCGGCCCTAAACTGGTGTGCTGGCttctgaatcttttttttttctccacgcaGGTGAGGAGGGCGAAAGTGCCGGCACTGGCGAAGTCTGTACGCGTGGACGCCTTAGGCTGCGTCGTTCGGACATGCGCCAAATGCAGCGCGCGCGCAACCGCACGCTCAGGTTGACGATCATCATCGTGTCGGCCTTCTTCCTGTGCTGGACACCGTACGTGACCATGGTGCTGTGGTATCAAATAGACCCGAGTGGTGCCGAGCATGTCAACGGCTATCTGCAGTCTTCCCTATTCATGTTCGCCGTGTCCAACTCATGCGTAAATCCACTCGTCTACGGTAGCTACACCAAGAGCTTCAAGCGCATCCTGGCACAGGTGAGTGGACAGTACATTTTGGAAATCTATTCCATCGCTCTCTGCCATAGATTCGCGGGTCAGTCAGTCGGTGAGCAAGCGTAGATTTGAGTTAACGCTCGCCGGCTGTCGGAAAGCGTAATCCAAACTGCACTCTAGCCGCACGCCAATGCACTCGCTGAGCTCAGCTAGATAATATTCGGCTTGTCGGCTGGTCACACCCATCATAATCATCCCGGATCTTGCGTTTGCCGCTTTGTTGTTTAGTAGCTCTAGATAATTTGCAAGATACGTTAAATTAGAGCCGGCCAGCGCAAGACAAACTTAAGAAACTGAAGCTGCCCCTTTCTGAGTTGACATCTGATCGCTGACTACACTACTGGCTATTTTCGGTCACCTAAACACCACTTAAGTATCAACTAACTTGACGCACGGTGCGTCTACTATGAGATGCTCAAGAAACATAGCGAAGTGGTTATAGCATCATAGCACACGCTTACattaggcgaaaaaaaaattccccCGGAAAGCTatgagagaggaagaagaagaagacgcaaaGTGCGGATCTGTGTCGCGTCGGCTCCGCAGATTTTGAATGATTCTCGGCGTACATTCGAAGAATTCACCGACGCCTTATTATCGAGAAGGAAGTGCAAGTTCCACGGACCACCCTGATATCATTCTCAAGTAGGTGGACCGTTTATTTTCGGCACATCGACCACTTTATATAGCGCCACGCCGACACGGCCGCTAAGCCTAACCCAACGAAGCTGGTGGCTGGAGCCCCGGTGGCTGGAGCCCCGCCTCTTTTCGGGTTAGAGCTGCAAGATGGCAACGGTGAGCGTCGAAGGGGATGATATACCGAGAGAAGAGTATGAGGACGAAGCAGGTTGGCGTGTTGTGAAGAGAGGAGGATGTGCCAGTGAGCCGACAAAATCTCACGGAACCCAGGATCAGGCAGCGCGCTTCTCCAGCGAGAACGCATTCAGTAATAGGTGGAACAAGGgacaaaaagcaagacaaatcatGGCGGCAAGCAGGATGCCCAGTTTGCCGAAGGCGGAGTACAAGATAATAGTGCGCCCACGTGACAGCTTCAACGTCACCGACTATGGGATCAATCGCCTAGAATGCTGCGGCGCCAACGCCGCGGGAATCCCCAGAAAGGAATCGGAAGATGACACGGTGTGTGCCAACTACAAACAGAACATTCTAGTGATCAGCACGCCATCGGAGGAGCACGCCGAAAAATACAGGACTATCACTCGACTGAGGATGGGAGACAAGGAGTTCGAAGCCAACGCGTACGAGTCGGCTCCGGAGGATACATCTAAGGGAGTGATAAGAGGAGTAACGCACGAGGTGTCTCCTAGAGAAATAGTGGAGATGCTTGTAACACCAAAGAATCCGACGGTCCTCATGGCCAAAAGGATGGGAAACACCACGAATGTCATCATCCTTTTCGACGGGCATCACGTCCCAAACTACGTGAGATACGGAAGAGCACTGGTCAAGTGTTCACTATACCGGAAGCAAATAGACATATGCTACCAGTGCGGACGCCTTGGTCACAGAGCCGATGTCTGCCCGAACCCGAACAGCAGGATATGCAGAGGCTGCGGCTTGGAGAACCCGCCACAGGACCACGAGTGCGAAGCgaagtgccagctctgcggcaaagaccatcctacggcggatcgccgatgtaatgccagatacaagttaccgtatttggtaaagaggcgccgctgggagcgagtcagacgagaggaagaagaaacgatgtaccacgaaagggaagctgaaagactgTACAGGCCAGGACGGGAAGACTGGAGACAGCGGTCGGAATATCGGACAAAGGACGGATCTGGACTAGAAGATTTCCCCAAGCTCCAGGCAAGGGAAAGGGGCCGCTCGACGTCGAATAGAACCAGATCGAGATCGCGGTCCAGATCGAGATCCAGACCCAAGACCAGTAATACCGAATCTACCAgagcacaggggggaggaagatcgcagagcccaaaaggaaagagcaacgtcaacgACGCCGCAGGACCcttacaggtgagctgggcggacgCGGCTTCAGGGGCGCGTGCGGAGGCAGAGGCTGCTTTTCAAAATAGAGTTAAGGCGCTAGAGAAAGAATTGGCGCAAATCAGGCAGAGCAATGTTGCGTTCATGGATGAAATTAAAAAACTCAGGCAAGAGAACGACCGTTTGAGGAGCGGGAAAGTGCCACGCAACGAGGAAAGCTCGCGAGTTATAAGGGAGGAAAAAGAGACAGCAATGGAGGAGGACGTAGCCCTCACCGCCATTAAACGTAAGACCGAGAACGCTCCGATTGAAACCGGAGTAAAGAAACCCAAGCCAGCCACGACGCTCCAAGGAAGACAGGAGGAATTTGAACAGAAAATTGAAACCAGCATCAAACAGaacgaaacaaaatttgaaactaaactagaacaactggaagtgaggcttgaggcgaagatagaggcaaagatggaggcgctaggaaaggcgatactacagcaagtgcaacaaatgatggcTGACTTCGAAGCCAAACTAGCAATATGGGGACCGCAAACAAGTAGGGGGGGATCGGTTAAGACGGCCATTAAGCCGTACACTAGGCCCCCCGTACCCGCCGAGGGATTGGAGAACCTGTAACGCCGCCATGGACAGACGAACTAGATAcacgatttggcagtggaattgtagaggatacgatcgaaaacgatacattttgcaacaacaccttaaagacaaagaaaacccggatattataatgatgcaggaaacaaatgggctggcaaaattgtcggcttacaagtcctttggtagagccgaaggggagacgaaggcgctaacgacgttggtaaagcgaaatcactcggtcgttcaacacgacacggaagttaagtcaatcgatcacattctattagaactcatacccatgcggaaaacgaaggacagcctctttgtattaaatatttatagcagtccaaagtgcagacaccataaatttcgatcgctctttaaaaaaaccctagccatagcggacaaccgagcggtagtgatcggatgcgattttaacgcccaacacgcggcgtggggttacaaaatcgaaactcaaaaaggcaggaacctatggctagacgcgcagcaggaaggtctgaccctcgtgaccgacccatctgttcccacgagaataggtaccagcgtttgcgcggatactacgccagatctaacattcaccaagaacatacgggacgcgcagtggacaaatacgcaacacgactttgggagcgatcacaatatactagaaataacggtaagggcaggaccgcgcaagacaaagggtcgaccacttaagattgtcgactgggacaaattcaggaaaataagggaggaggccgacgacacgacacaaggtattgaggaatggaccgaaaaactaaagggagatgtggtggcagctacgaaaatggtcccgccggaggcgcatctagagaacgtagacagtaagcttctacacatgtgggaagctaaggcagggttgcaacggagatggaaaaaacaaaaacacaaccggacgcttcgtagaaagatagccaaattgaacagggacatagaaaagtacgcccagcagctatgcaaagaacagtgggaggaaaaatgcaacaacatggacagtcagataggaatggcaaaaacgtggaacatccttcgatatttgttagacccggacgggacaaagtcggcacataggcaaaatataaatcggctaatacaaacgtaccgagggacagagcaggacttcctcaaggaaatcgagaaaagatacatctcgcaagtgctgcccgtcgtacaccctgactacacagggcaggtaaatgacgaattagacagcaaaatcggcgagtcagaggtcagggcagccctgcagaaactcaataccaagtcggcacccggactagacggtgtaacgaataaaacgctaaggaacttggacgatgagtctatagctaagttaaccgaatatattaacgaatgctgggaggcagggcagattccgcagcaatggaagacggcacaaatcgtgttaatacctaaaccgggcaagcgactgcaaattgagaacttgagacccatatctctcacttcttgcgtggggaaactcatggagcacgtggtcctagctaggatgaccacctacctcgaagactgcgacgcgctcccgcccacgatgataggattcaggagaaacctctcagcgcaggacgctctcttacaactaaaacatcagatcatagacgattcgggcagatcgacaaaggcaattctcgggttggacctaaaaaaggccttcgataacgtaacacatgcaacgatactggatagagtaggcgaactaggactgggaaaacgcacgtacgattatgtacgcaattttctaacgggcagaaaggcaaagatcacgatagcggacctagtttcggaggatatcgagataggcagcgcaggtacgccacagggctcggtcttatcaccgatgctattcaatctggcgcttatcgggctgccagccaagctacaagaaatcgagggtctaaatcataccttatacgcagacgatattaccctatgggtgagaaacggaagtgacgggcagatagaacaaacgcttcaaacagcggtcgaaacgatcgaaaaatatctagaggggacagggctcacatgctcggcagagaaatcggagctgttactgtacagaccgactcgcagaggtcgcaaaccaagcaactacagggaagagctcactcatagagaggagatacagttaaagacggccgacgggaaacccatacccaaggtcgataggatcagggtattggggctcctcattgaagccaagggcaacaacggagaaaccctcagaagactggagggaactgtagcgcaaatcatgaggctaatcagaaggataacaaataaacatagcgggatgaaagaagaaaacacgatcaggttaatacaggccttcgtaataagtagaatagtgtacgtagcgccgtacttaaaatggcaggtcgcggaaaagatcaaactagaatgcctcattcggaaaatatacaaactagccataggactaccgatcagcaccagcacggacaagttgctgcaattaagcctacacaacactatagacgagctcattgaagcgcaatgtacggcacaatatcgcctctctaagactagagcaggcagacacatcctagagagattagacataggttaccacacacagcatggtgtcaaggtggacatcccgagagctacaaaggaaagattggtaatacctcccttaccaaagaacatgcacccagaacacaatgaggacagaagaaagaacagagcgatgcaaatacagaagaaattcggcagcgacaaggacgcagtgttcgtagacgcggctcgatacagtcgcagacggggatttacggcagccgtaatcgatagggataaacggtgcaagacatgcgcgacgatacgcaccacaagtaacgagatagctgaagaagtagccatagcgctcgcagcagctcaggctaacgcaaccgtgatagtgagcgactctcagacggcaataagaaactttgccaacggccgaatctccccggaggcactacgaattcttcttgcaggagggcaaaattacaaaagaaagatatatatcacctggacacccgctcacaccctcgcggaggacggcaacaacgaggcggcacatgacgcggctcgagggcttacggaccgagccgcagtcgcaagtgacgccccgacaccctccggacgtgacggtgcggtaaatgagtgggagtgggaggacagaatgacaacatataatgacattacgaaacattataggttacagaggtgcatattcccgcgacctcacgcaaatttgacaaaaaagcagtctgtcgcatggcggcagttacaaactaggacgtacccgaatcctgcgctctcgcacatcatatatccggatgtatatcctacggacacgcgctgggaagccgcgctgctcagccccgccctcgaagatcaattatgggccgtccagcgggccgaggatgccgccaggacccaagaactcctggccgtcacctaggcgggccctttggccctccccaccaactcgcagggcacacaataaagttctttcctccttcctcctcctccggAAAGCTATCTATAAAGGCTCCATTCCACAAACAAAGATTGAATTGGTGTTTGGTTCGCATAGGTGAGTCGACAAAACACCATCGATTTTAAAATCATGTCTTGCACCATGTGCTctaaatattatttttttcttttaagagcTTGGATAACGTTATGGAAGAGACCTTATATATGACTATACAGGAAGTTTGAAATCAAACAACACCGCTTTAGTGTGAATGCCAGGTTGGAGCTCTTGAAAAGCAACATGATGGGAGCTCTTTAGCAACGTCACAATTCTCTGGGGAAAGATAAGAAAGAGAAATTATGTAGACTATGATAACTTTCATATTGCCATAACCTCATTACTCTGCAAACTGGTAGCAGGAAGTAAGGTCGCGAGATATGCGTCTTTCTTTCAAAACTTCAATTAGTATTGCAAAACGAAATTATTTCTTTATAATCAAATGCTAACTTTTCATTTGGGAAGAAGCGCAGCTCTAGTGCTAATGCAGTCTAGGTTCCGTGCTTGATGTATTTCTGCGGTATGAGAAAACTCAAAACACTGATCGAAGTTCCCTGCATAACACTTGAATCCGTCATTTGATGGTATTATTCAGCCGCTGGGTCAGAATACGGCACTCAGCTTTACCTTAGTTTCCTATGATAGGAAGAAAGAAGCTTAGGAATGTAAAACCCCAGATTTCGAAGGGACAGTGCATGGATACAACACATAAAAACACCTAGAGGCTGCTGACTTCGACAACAGAAACTTTGCAAGATAAGTTGTGCACTTTCGCATAAAGTTacgtacattgctagcacgaGTTTCATCCTTCTCATTTATTCAATCACCATTAAAGCCTCGCGTCCCTGCACTCTGTGCATTTTCTTCTACATATATGTCTATCTGTTGAGTTAGTAAACCAAGCGGCTGAAAGTACCTCGTAAAGCTTTGTTGGTTTCAGCGGTTTAAGTTGTCTGCTTTGATCACTAAGCACGAACAATTTACCAAATACAGGATTTACTCAAAATAGGCTTTCGCCTGCTCGATTATTGTTCGCAGGAAACTTTCGCATGCCGGCATGCATTGTCATTGTCGTTTTGTGAGCTAACGTACTGCAGCGCTTGTAAATGAAAGAGCACTGTGCCTGCGCGCGGGGGCTTACGTTTGCGTCGACGACTGTAATCTGCTTATGGGCTTGACGTTAATTTACAACTACACTCAAGCTCTAACCCGAACATCAGGGCAACTCAAACAAGAGATAGGATTGGGACGGGAAATATGAAGGAGCACCACCTACATCAATTTGCATTTCGCGGTTGAATGTGTGCTCCGTCAGTATTTACTTGCTCCCATTTCTCAACCATTTCGCCTGAATCGCCGATCTGCAGATCGCCCTTTGCGAGCAAACTGCTCAAATAGTGTAGCGAAACGGAAGATTTCTTAACAGTATATGAAACTCTGCAAACACTGCAAGTTGAGGAAAGACGTCTttggtattaaaaaaaaatagcaccTCACTACGGTGCCTCTGTACCTCTGCAGGGAAACTCCAGGAATTCGAACTGAATGAGCTATTATCGCTTTTATTGGTCATAACTGTGGAAGTAGTGGAGGCTGCTAGCAAAGTGCTTTGCACTTCCTTTGCCACTCATTTTCTTTCCACGAAAGCCGTCCTGGGGCGCCATGCCGTGTCGTGATGTTTGACTTGATTCTCGTGCCATTGAATGTGAAGACGTGTTCCGGTCGTGACGTGGTGTACGACTTGTTTATGCACGCCGAGTACGACACGTTGGAACACCCTGCTGCTAGTCTTCACGACGCTGTGTCTTCTCTGGAAACACGCAAAACAGTGGTCTTCCGGTCGGCAAAATAAGTGCAACTCAGCTCCGACTAACTCACAACATATATTTTATTTAGGAGTACTGAGTATTGGGCGCGTTGGTAAACCATACTCAAGGAGGAATGGCGCAAACGAACAGGGACGAGATAGAAAACATGGAGGAGCGCAGTCCGTGTTTTCTATCTCATCACTGTTCGTTTGCGTCATCCTTActtgaatatattttatttttgcttagaGGTAACTTTGATTAGTACTCAAAAGCTTTCTGACCAGTCTGGCCCACTCTGACCAAGGCTCACCAGAATTCTACTCAGCCACGCCAATTCGGACTTACACTCACGTAAACTCTGCCCAGCCACGCTCTTTCGGACTAATGGGTTAGCATGAGTGAGCCGACACATGAGTGACTTTACTGCACATGTAACTCCATGTTCTTTAGAGTTCGTGAGACTAAATGTAAATCTGAATCTGGGTGTTTCGTaagtgttttttgtctaaccgttcACAATTTGTTTATGCTAACGAATGTTTCTGTTCCACTGGACGAGTAACCTCCGGTGTACTGCAAAGGTCAGTTCTAAAGCCattattattctttatttatATGAATGACCTCCCAGACCGAATTAAAACATCAATTaggttattcgccgatgactgtatTCTCTATCATGTAATTTCTAATCCTGGCGACTGCGATACTCTTCAATCAGACATTGGCATAGTTACGTCATGGTATTCTAGATCACAAATGAAGCTAAATTCTAATAAATGTAAGGCGATCCGTGTGTCCCGTGCTGTCAGAAATACCACCCTTCCTACGCAcaatattaacaacatacctgtagaaaatgtttcagcatacaaatatcttggtatctACATTACACACCCTTACATAGAACGATCATATAAGTTACATTTACGGTAACGCTAATTGCATGCTTGGGTTTTTACGGTGCAATTTTttgccggcaactgcagctgtcaagTTAGTTTCATACAAATCCTTAGTGAGACCTTagcttgaatatgcatgctccattttTGACCCTTCTTCTCTAAAACTAAAAAATACCATCGAATTCATTCAAAACcgacttcttttattttttcgaaTTATTCTCGTCAAGCAAGTGTCTCGTCAACGAAACTAACCCTTGGCTTGCCTAACCTAGGGTTACGTCGTAaatactttcgcctatgcctttttcatAAGACTTATTACACTATCGAAACACTTAAGGATGAACTAATCTccccgccatcatacatatcgtcacgcacgGATCATAGTTTTAAGGCTGAAAttccaacttgtcgcaccaacgtttattttgattcctttttaccaagaacgacgaatgagtggaaccacctgcctgcctccatcactgccatttctgacgccaCAAACTTCAAGAATATTATCAACGAACTTATTTGTGATAATCACCACTCGTCTCTGCAATGCCCCCGGATCTTGAcagtatgacaataaataaatatgggTCTGTGTATTCACAGGCTGTTTCTATTTGATCCGATAAACTTGAGTGACGAGTCGACATTTAAAAGAGGGACTAATGTCCTTTGTATCATTGCACCAAAGTACCACTTACGTAAGATGTAAAGTGCCTTTTGCGTAGCCAAGCTCATGTGAAGTGTATTTGAACTGGAAAACTCAAATTATAGTCCTCATTCACCCCATCCCTGCAGTGTGCAATTCTTTCAGAGCGCCACTTCTCTAGCACGTGCCACTTTCACTTGCTTATTATTCGCGCTGAGGCACTCGTCGTTCTTAAATATTGTACAATCAGATAAAACACGAACGAATGCACTGGCTGTCTACGCGAGTGTCAACACTCCTCTCCTCCCTACACACGCACACGTAAACTTACACACATGTCAGCAAATACGCCACGCTCGTCATGATATTGTTTGCTAttgtttgttattattattgtttcttGCGGGTGAcgtttgattttttttctctcacgaACCTCTTTGAGTCATTTAATGGgcgtcaaataaaaaaaaaactacttataCCTTTCTGATTCAACGTATCCGTACTTTGTTACAGTTCAATTAAGAAAACAGCTACCGCATAGTGTGCTGTTTTCTCGGTATCCCATATTGCCTTGCATCGGTAAACAAAATCAACAAAACTTAGGCTCGCTCACaaattatatgtatatatatatatatatatatatatatatatatatatatatatatatatatatatatatatatatatatatatatatataaacgagaaggaagggggttaaccgagggtcccgattttattagccatatcaaagaagccaacaaacattgacaccaagggcaacataggggaaattacttgtgcttaataaatgaaataaagaaagaagaattaacggaaattaaagtggatgaaaaaacaacttgccgcaggtgggaaccgaacccacaacaaccttcgcatttcacgtgcgatgctctaccaattgagctaccgcggcgctgttttcccatccactttctcgggtatttatgtgtcctagtagaaccctgggagtgttagccagcgccacaacacactcccagggttctactaggacacataaatacccgagaaagtggatgggaaaacggcgccgcggtagctcaattggtagagcatcgcacgcgaaatgcgaaggttgtgggttcggttcccacctgcggcaagttgttttttcatccactttaatttccattcattcttctttctttatttcatttattaagcacaagtaatttcccctatgttgtccttggtgtcaatgtttgttggcttcattgatatgactatacatatatatatatatatatatatatatatatatatatatatatatatatatatatatatatatatatatatatatatatatatatatatatacatatacatatatattgtttAGGTCCTCACTCAAACTCAAGCTTGCCAAAATTGTACTTAGCCGGGCTCACTCTGTCTCAGACGTCGATACGAGTCTGAGTGTATTGACTCAGGAGGGAATTAGCCGACTTATACAGTGGGAAAGTTGTACGCTCGGGACTGCAGCAGCGCGACCACACAGTacgcagtgcttttgcatgtcaGCGCTGTGGTTTGTCGCTTCCCTCTTAGTCCTGCTCCCGTTTCACTTCTCCGGTCTTCTCTACAAATAGTATGCTAGGCAACGGAAATCGCCAATGTTACTGGGCGTCGTGGCCTGGTGTCGGTGCCCTTGAGTTGTACTTCCAGATAAGCAGTGAAAGatgcggtaacttcccattccAATTGCATCTGTGACCACATCGGTGCCTTTTACATAAAATAAAGGTCAACATGCGCAATTGGTTACTGAAACAGCGCATTCGGCGACCATGGTACTTATTGGTCGCGGGATGACGCCCACTGCTCGTATAGCAGTAATGTTCGACCACAAGTGTGCTTGTGCAGGCTGCTGCTTGCTGTGTGAGACAGAGTGTGGGGTACTTCCGTAATAACTTTCAGTAAAAAATATATTCATTTCTCACCCTAGGTAAACAGAACGCCAGCTCCAAACTAGGCACCGCGTTAACTAAACATCTTATTGGCAAGCTGCAAGTGACTTCGTACTCCTGGGTGGCGTCATTGGTATTGTAGACAGAGGCCCCTTAAAACATTCAAAATGTGGCATCCGCCCAGACACGGGTGAAATAATGCACTTAATCTGACGAAATGATCTGCGAACAGTGCCTTCTATATATAATTGTGTGTGCGCTTTGAGAATGTTTATGGCAGCAAACCCCAAACCACTTTTTCTGACTACTCCATGCAGGTTGACTGCTGGCTG
This Dermacentor albipictus isolate Rhodes 1998 colony chromosome 1, USDA_Dalb.pri_finalv2, whole genome shotgun sequence DNA region includes the following protein-coding sequences:
- the LOC135909226 gene encoding uncharacterized protein isoform X1, whose product is MATVSVEGDDIPREEYEDEAGWRVVKRGGCASEPTKSHGTQDQAARFSSENAFSNRWNKGQKARQIMAASRMPSLPKAEYKIIVRPRDSFNVTDYGINRLECCGANAAGIPRKESEDDTVCANYKQNILVISTPSEEHAEKYRTITRLRMGDKEFEANAYESAPEDTSKGVIRGVTHEVSPREIVEMLVTPKNPTVLMAKRMGNTTNVIILFDGHHVPNYVRYGRALVKCSLYRKQIDICYQCGRLGHRADVCPNPNSRICRGCGLENPPQDHECEAKCQLCGKDHPTADRRCNARYKLPYLVKRRRWERVRREEEETMYHEREAERLYRPGREDWRQRSEYRTKDGSGLEDFPKLQARERGRSTSNRTRSRSRSRSRSRPKTSNTESTRAQGGGRSQSPKGKSNVNDAAGPLQVDCWLCKVRGGNYPSCAKISAPTPLSQAACRTRAPPSVVTEPAGGPKQRCLLCAPPIASNVREFQLQCYQPAVHCAYASVTNNVGDSSVLWKARSYSTMSHRNSAVTVLQNGGAERERGCRVGRSATQREPWSL